AAGGAGGGTGGCGATCATTCCCTCGGTGGCGCCGCAGGTGACCGTCATCTCGGTTTCCGGATCAATGTCCCAGCCATAAAAATGGGCCATTTTCCGGGCAATGGCCAGCCGCAGATTGCGGGTTCCCCAGGTGATGGCATACTGGTTGATGTCCGCATCGATGGCTTTTTTGGCTGCCTCCTTGATCAGTGCAGGAGCGGGAAAATCAGGAAATCCCTGGCTCAGATTGACGCCGTTATGCTGCTGGCATATTCTGGTCATGCCGCGGATTACCGATTCCTGGAACTGAGCTGCTTTTGCTGATTCTTTTTTCCTCATGCAGGAAACAAACCTCGGATTGTTCGGGTTACAGGGCCGGGCATACCGTTGCCGATCTGCTGCTGGTCGATGGTGACAATGGGCATGGCATCGACGGTGGTGCTGGTGACAAAAACCTCATCGGCGTTCATGAGCTCCTCCCAGAAGCAGACTTTGCAGACCACGGTCAAACCGGCTTCCCGGGCCCGGTCAATGATATATTTCCGGGAGATGCCGGGGAGGATGTAATTGTTCAGCTCCGGCGTGTAAATAACCGTATCCTTGACCAGAAAAATATTGGCCGCTGTTGCTTCATGAACCTCCTGGGCGTCAGAAATAAAAAATGCTTCGTAACATCCCTGCTCCTGCGCCTTCTGTTTCATCAGAATGTTCGGCAGCAGGGCAATGGTTTTCAGGTAGCAGCGGCTCCAGCGAATTTCCTCCACAGTTATGGCAGCCTGACCAGTCAAAAACATCTCTTCGTCATACTGGGGCCGCTGCCTGAAGGTCATCACCAGTTGGGGGACCAGCGGTTCGGGATAGTGGTGCCGGCGCGGCATGATGCCACGAGTGACCTGGATATAGACCATTGACTCGGCATAACCGGTTTTTTTGATTCCTTCACCGATGATTGCCGGCCACTTTTGATAGGATGCCGGCAGCGGCAGATTGATGCCCCTGGCGCTGCGTTCCAGCCGCTGGAAATGCTCCGGCAGCAGAAAGGGACTGCCGTTGCGGGTGCAGATCACTTCATAAATGCCATCGGCAAAGGTATATCCACGATCGTTAATGGAGACCGTCGCTTTTTCCAGGGGAATGAATTCTCCGTTGATATAGGCCAGGTCCATTATTCACCCCTCCGTAATCCTGGGCAAAGACTTGTGATTCCTGCTTTCATCGCGATTCCTTGGCTGATCAGCCGGCAGATACCGGCTGCTGGTCATGGTTGGTGGTTTTCCGGCCTGCACGATCATGGCTTCGGGGATGCCGGTCAGCATATCTACCATGCTAATTAGGCAATGGCGGTAAGCTAACCATCTCTTTCCCTATTGTCAAGAAATTACTACTGTGTCACCGGTTTGAGGTTGGCCGCGATAGCATCACCCATGGTTGCCGTGTCCACGGTTTTTGCCGGATCAACGGCGAT
The Candidatus Anaeroferrophillus wilburensis genome window above contains:
- a CDS encoding aminotransferase class I/II-fold pyridoxal phosphate-dependent enzyme; its protein translation is MRKKESAKAAQFQESVIRGMTRICQQHNGVNLSQGFPDFPAPALIKEAAKKAIDADINQYAITWGTRNLRLAIARKMAHFYGWDIDPETEMTVTCGATEGMIATLLAILDPGDEVIVFAPFYENYGPDAILADAIPRYVTLRGDDWHIDEDELTAAFNHKTRAIIINTPHNPTGKVFSREELQVIASLCQQWDVLAITDEIYEHILYDDA
- a CDS encoding aminotransferase class IV, yielding MDLAYINGEFIPLEKATVSINDRGYTFADGIYEVICTRNGSPFLLPEHFQRLERSARGINLPLPASYQKWPAIIGEGIKKTGYAESMVYIQVTRGIMPRRHHYPEPLVPQLVMTFRQRPQYDEEMFLTGQAAITVEEIRWSRCYLKTIALLPNILMKQKAQEQGCYEAFFISDAQEVHEATAANIFLVKDTVIYTPELNNYILPGISRKYIIDRAREAGLTVVCKVCFWEELMNADEVFVTSTTVDAMPIVTIDQQQIGNGMPGPVTRTIRGLFPA